One Sphingobium sp. Cam5-1 genomic window, CTGCTAACTAAACAACAGGCACTGGCCTGGTCCGCGTTCGCTCGCCACTACTAACGGAATCTCGGTTGATGTCTTTTCCTCCGGGTACTGAGATGTTTCAGTTCCCCGGGTTCGCTTCACCAAAGCCTATTTTATTCAGCTTAGTGATACCTCAACCATTTAACCGCCAACCTGATTGCTCAGACCAGAGATTAAATGGTGAAGGTGGGTTGTCCCATTCGGAAATCGCGGGATCAAAGCTTGCTCACAGCTCCCCCACGCTTATCGCAGCGTGCCACGTCCTTCATCGCCTGTACATGCCAAGGCATTCACCAGATGCCCTTACCTCACGCTTGAGAGTCCACACCACCAATGACAGCACTGGAGTAGCACTGCATCAGCTTGTATTCGGTGTGGTGATTTAACTCAGCCAGATAATCATTTTGTGTACAACACCGATCCGTTTCCTTGGTCGTAAAGACCGCAAAAACCGATCCATGTCGCCACGGCATCGATTAAAAAACCCATTCACAATGTCAAAGAAAGGCGTTTACGCCTCATAATTGCTGGCAAGCCAGCAAAACCGCTACTCTTCATCTCTGGAAATTTTCTGAGCTGCTCCGCGATACATCGCTACGCAGTCGGGATGGTGGAGCCTATCGGGATCGAACCGATGACCTGATGCTTGCAAAGCAACCGCTCTCCCAGCTGAGCTAAGGCCCCCTAACCAAACCAAATGGTGGGCCGGGGAGGAGTTGAACCTCCGACCTCACGCTTATCAGGCGTGCGCTCTAACCACCTGAGCTACCGGCCCGGTGCCCGCAGGCTGCTTTTTACAGCAGCGCGAGGCGCTCGAAAGCCTGCCAGGCAGATGCATCTCTTGCGAGATGCATTTTCCAGTGATGAAGGGACATGAGGACGGCGGCTATGTTCTTTGGAAATGACGAAGCTCTTCCTGTGTCAAGCACAGGCGCTTTCGTCACGATCCTTAGAAAGGAGGTGATCCAGCCGCAGGTTCCCCTACGGCTACCTTGTTACGACTTCACCCCAGTCGCTAAACCCACTGTGGTCGCCTGCCTCCTTGCGGTTAGCTCAACGCCTTCGAGTGAATCCAACTCCCATGGTGTGACGGGCGGTGTGTACAAGGCCTGGGAACGTATTCACCGCGGCATGCTGATCCGCGATTACTAGCGATTCCGCCTTCACGCTCTCGAGTTGCAGAGAACGATCCGAACTGAGACGACTTTTGGAGATTAGCTCCTCCTCGCGGAGTGGCTGCCCACTGTAGTCGCCATTGTAGCACGTGTGTAGCCCAACGCGTAAGGGCCATGAGGACTTGACGTCATCCCCACCTTCCTCCGGCTTATCACCGGCGGTTCCTTTAGAGTACCCAACTAAATGATGGCAACTAAAGGCGAGGGTTGCGCTCGTTGCGGGACTTAACCCAACATCTCACGACACGAGCTGACGACAGCCATGCAGCACCTGTCACCTATCCAGCCGAACTGAAGGAAAGTGTCTCCACGATCCGCGATAGGGATGTCAAACGTTGGTAAGGTTCTGCGCGTTGCTTCGAATTAAACCACATGCTCCACCGCTTGTGCAGGCCCCCGTCAATTCCTTTGAGTTTTAATCTTGCGACCGTACTCCCCAGGCGGATAACTTAATGCGTTAGCTGCGCCACTGAAATGCCATGCACCCCAGCAGCTAGTTATCATCGTTTACGGCGTGGACTACCAGGGTATCTAATCCTGTTTGCTCCCCACGCTTTCGCACCTCAGCGTCAACAATCGTCCAGTGAGCCGCCTTCGCCACTGGTGTTCTTCCGAATATCTACGAATTTCACCTCTACACTCGGAATTCCACTCACCTCTCCGATGTTCAAGCAATCCAGTCTCAAAGGCAGTTCCGGGGTTGAGCCCCGGGCTTTCACCTCTGACTTAAATCGCCGCCTACGTGCGCTTTACGCCCAGTAATTCCGAACAACGCTAGCCCCCTCCGTATTACCGCGGCTGCTGGCACGGAGTTAGCCGGGGCTTATTCTCCCGGTACTGTCATTATCATCCCGGGTAAAAGAGCTTTACAACCCTAAGGCCTTCATCACTCACGCGGCATTGCTGGATCAGGCTTGCGCCCATTGTCCAATATTCCCTACTGCTGCCTCCCGTAGGAGTCTGGGCCGTGTCTCAGTCCCAGTGTGGCTGATCATCCTCTCAGACCAGCTAAGGATCGTCGCCTTGGTGAGCCTTTACCTCACCAACTAGCTAATCCTACGCGGGCTCATCCCTGGGCGATAAATCTTTGGACTTTCGTCATCATCCGGTATTAGCGTCAGTTTCCCGACGTTATTCCGAACCCAAGGGCAGATTCCCACGCGTTACGCACCCGTGCGCCACTAGACCCGAAGATCTCGTTCGACTTGCATGTATTAGGCATGCCGCCAGCGTTCGTTCTGAGCCAGGATCAAACTCTCAAGTTTGATGTCCGATCTGTATCCAGGCGGAATAAGCCCAAACACAAACCGCTCATTTTCAGGAGCCATTCCTGCACAAATTTCTTACATGGTTACGTAAGGACATTGTGAGAAATGGCTAAATTTAACCGAGTACCCTACGCCTGAAAGCCGTAAGAACCCGGAGCCGCCGCCCACATGTCCCTTCATCATACTAACAATGTCAAAGAGCCATCCAAATGTCGAAGCGGACAACCGATGTTCCCCGATCCTTACGTTCCGGGGGACTGGTGTCCGTCTATATTGGCGACCGATCGAAGCGAGAACCAGTGGCGCTCACCGCGTCGGTGGAGTGGCATCTAGGCGCGTCATCTGAGTCGGTCAACAGGAAAAAACAGGAGCGGGCAAATTTCTTCTCCCTGGCGCCCGAAACGGCGGAAAAGCGCCACTTTCGCCCCTATCCTGCCACCTCGCCCGGCCAGGTTTCAGTACCAACCTGCGCTTGCGCCTGCGCATTATAGCGCCCGCCCGACGCCGCGCCCGGCGGGAACAGGGCATCGACCGCCGCCAGCACATCGGCGGGCAAATCCAGCGTCAGCGCCGCCAGGTCCTCATCCAGATGCGCGATGCTGGTGGTGCCGGGAATCGGCACGATAGTGTCGCCCTTCGACAGCAGCCATGCGAGGCAGAGCTGCGCCGCGCTGCACCCCGCCCCCTGCGCCAGCGTCCGCAATCCTTCATAAAGGGCCATATTATGGGCAAGGTGCGGCGGCCGGAATCGCGGCATGTCCGCGCGCAAGTCGCCCGCATCCACTCCCTCTTCTCCGATCCGCCCGGCAAGCAGCCCCCGACCAAGCGGCGAAAAGGCGACGAAACCGATGCCCAATTCCGCGCAAACATCCAGCACCGCGATTTCCGGGTTGCGCGTCCATGGCGAATATTCGGTCTGCACCGCCGCGATCGGATGCACGGCATGCGCGCGCCTGATCGTCGCGGCCGACATTTCGGACAGGCCGATCGCACGGATCTTCCCCGCCTCGACCGCCCGCACCAAAGCCCCCATCGATTCCTCAATCGGCACCTTGGGGTCCAGCCTGTGCATATAATAGAGGTCGATCTGCTCGACCCGCAGCCGCCGCAATGCCACCTCCAGCACGCTGGCGATCGCTTGCGGCGATCCATCCAGCCCCCGCTTGCCGTCAATCTCGCCCAGCACGCACTTGCTCGCCAGCGTGAATTCGCCGCGACGGTGCATCAAACTGCGGCCGAGCAGCTCTTCATTGCGGCCAAAGCCATAAATTGCGGCGGTATCGAAAAACGTCACCCCCGAATCGAGCGCATGCAGCAGCAACCTTTCAGCCTGGTCGACATCCGGGCGCGGCATATAACCGTGGCTAAGGTTCATGCACCCAAGGCCTATCGCGGAAACGGTCAGCGGCCCAATCTGGCGGGTTGGTAGCGTGTTTGGCATGATGGGATCCCGGAAGAATGCGGTTTTTTGATATATATGCCAGCATTCACCATCGTACTTGGGCGCGCAACATTGATCTTGGTCACGGCCCTTTCCCCCTACCGCATGCAAATTCAGCATCGATTGCGGATTTGAAGGATTTCTGCGATAGCATTCCCGATTGAGCTTCAACTTGCCACGCGGGGGCGGAAATGAACGCAGTAGTGAGTCAGATCGGTGATCTGGCCGAAGCCGGCGAAAAGATGGTCGAAAGGCTGCGCCGCAAGGCTTTTCTGCCTGACAGCCGCAAGGAACTCAACGTTCGCTTTGGCATCGCCGAAGCCGCGCAACTGCTCGGCTGCTCCACGAATCGGATTCGCATGGCGGAGGAAGATGGTCGCCTTCCCCCTGCCCCGCCGACCGAAAATGGCAGGCGCCCCGGCTACAAGGTCGAAGAGCTGCTCAACATGCGGCAGGTGCTCGGCGCCTCGCCCGAACGCGCGCCGCTCGACATTCCCGCCATCATCGCGGTGCAGAATTTCAAGGGCGGCGTCGGCAAGTCGACCGTCACCACGCATCTTGCCCATTATTTCGCGGTGCAGGGCTATCGCGTGCTCGTCGTCGATTGCGACAGCCAGGCGACCACGACCACCCTGTTCGGCTTCAACCCGCACTTCAATATTCAGCGGGAAGAGACGCTCTACCCCTATCTGTCGATCGATCCGACGCAGGTCGACCTTCTCTATGCGGTCAAGCATACTGCCTGGCCCAATGTCGATCTGATCCCGTCCAATCTCGAATTGTTCGACGTGGAATATGAGCTGGCGGCGGCGGGCAGCGACGGCGGTTCCGTCCTCGCGGCGCGCTTCCGCAAGCTGAAACAGGGCCTGATGGACCTCGCCCGCCATTATGATGTGGTGCTGCTCGATCCCCCGCCAGCGCTCGGCACGATCAGCCTTGCGGTGATGCAGGCGGCCAATGCGCTGCTGGTCCCGCTCGCCGCGACGACACCCGATTTCTGCTCGACCGTCCAGTTCCTCTCGATGATGGATCAGGTGATCAACCAGCTGCAGACCGCTGGTATAGAGGTCGATTATCAGTTCGTCCGCCTGCTCTGTTCGAAATTCGACAGCAATGATCCCAGCCATTCGATGGTCCGCGCGATCATGGAGCAGAGCTTCGGCCCTGCCCTCCTCCCCGTGCCCATCCTCGACAGCGCGGAAATCAGTCATGCGGCATTGCGCATGATGACGGTGTATGAGCTGGAAAAGCCGATCGGCACGCCGCGCACCCACAAGCGCTGCCGCGCCAATCTCGACGAAGCCATGGGCCAGATCGAGGCGCTCGTCCGCCAAAGCTGGGGCCGCGTCGCTCCCGCGCGTGAGGAGGACATCGTCAATGCGGCTTGACCATTGGTTCGCGCAGAGGCGCAGAGGCGCAGAGATGTCGCGCCGCGCCGCAGGCAAATTTCCCCGTGCGAGGCTTCCGCTTGGCGCTGTCGGTTGCATTGATATAGGGGCTGCGCCGCTCACACACCCTCTCTGCGCCTCTGCGCCTCTGCGCGACCAAAAATCAAAGCTGTCCTACAGCAATATGTTCACCCTATGTTCCCCGCGAATCGGAGGACAAGCCCATGGCGCGTAAGCAATCGGACTATCTGGCAGCCCTTTTGTCAGACGAGGCGGAGAGCCCCGCCCCCGTTCCAGCGGCCGACAGCCCGCCTGTTACCGAGGCCGAACCAGCCCCCTCCCCTGCCCCGGCTCGCCCCGAACGGGCGCGCGGCGCAACGCTGCTCGGCCGCGAAACCGCGCTTGCCCGGCTCGCATCAGGCGAGGTGCGGCAGGTCACGCAATTGCTGCTCGATCCGGCAAAGGTTCGTATCTGGCGCGGCAACGCCCGGCTCTATTCCCATCTGACTGAGGATAATTGCCGCGAACTGATCGACTCCATCATCGCGGAAGGGGGCCAGAAGGTTCCCGCCGTCGTCCGCCGCGTCGAAGGCGATCCCGATCACGACTATGAAGTGATCGCGGGCACGCGCCGTCACTTCTCGATCAGCTGGCTGCGGGCGCACAGCTATCCCGACATGATGTTCGTGGCGCAAGTCGCCCAGCTGGACGACGAAGCGGCCTTCCGCCTCGCCGATCTGGAAAACCGCGCGCGCAAGGACGTCACCGATCTCGAACGGGCGCGCAACTATGCCGAGGCATTGGGCGCCCATTATGGCAGCCACCTCACCCGCATGGCCGAACGGCTGAAGCTCTCCAAGGGCTGGCTCAGCAAGATGATCAAGGTCGCAGGGATACCGGACGACATTATCGACGCCTTCCCCTCGCCCGGCGATGTCCAGCTCAAGCCCGCTTATCCGCTGGCGCAGGCGCTCGATGATCCCGCCGCGGCTCCGGCCATCCGCGCTGAAGCCAATCGGCTCACCACGACACAACGGGAACGCCGTTATGCGGGCGCACCGCCCCTCCCCGCTGCTGAAGTTTTGAAGCGCCTTCTTGACGCGCCGCGCGTAGCCGTATCGGAACCGAAGGAAGAGCCCTTCACCTGGACCACGCGCTATGGCCGCCCTGCCCTCACCGTGCAGTCGGTCAACCGCCAGGGCATCACTATCCGCTTTCACGCAGGCTCGGGCGCGGACATGGCAACGCTGGCAACCGCGCTCCGCGACACGCTCGAACATCTTGAACGGCAGGGAATGGGTCTACAGCAGTGACAGGCTCGGGGGGGCATAATAGCATCGCGACACAGGGAAAGGGCATCTTGCCCGGCCTTGGCTCGCGCGCTGTTTCCCCGGGGAAACAAGGCCACACCAGATCGGGCCACCCTCCCCTCTCCTCCCGGAGCCTTCGTTGTTTCGCCCCGATACCATCCCCGTTTCCCCGGGGAAACACCCTCGCCACCCTGCCCTTGCCAAGGAGCCGCCCATGACGCGCACTGGCAAGGCCGAGCTTACCGATCAGTTCGAGCTGTTCCTTCCCTATATCGCGGACATGCCGCTGCGCGACCAACGCGAGATGATGGAGCGCCCCTTCTTCAGCCTCGCCAAGTCGAAGCGCGTCAAGCCGATCGATTACACCTCCCCCGATGGCAAAGCCTGGGTCCATGTGTCCGCCAATCCCGATTACGGCATGGCGACCATCTGGGATGCCGACATCCTTATCTATTGCGCATCGGTCCTCGCCGACATGGCCCGGCGCGGGATCAATGACGTGCCGCGCAAGCTACATCTCATGCCTTATGACTTGCTGCGTGCCATTCATCGCCCGACCACCGGCCGCGCCTATGAATTGCTCGGCCAGTCGCTGGACCGCCTCGTCTCCACCACGATCAAGACCAACATTCGCGCCGAAAACCGCCGCGAGGCGACCTTCAGCTGGCTCGATGGCTGGACCCAGCTTGTCGATGAACGCACCGAACGATCGCGCGGCATGACGATTGAACTTAGCAACTGGTTCTATGAAGGCGTGTTGATGCAGGGCGGCGTCCTGTCCATCGATCGCGCCTATTTCGACCTGACGGGCGGGCGCGAGCGCTGGCTGTACAAGGTCGCGCGCAAACATGCTGGCGGGGCAGGGGAGGGGGGCTTCTCCATCTCCATGCCAACCCTGTTCGAAAAGTCAGGGGCAGAAGGCGCCTATCGCCGCTTCAAGTTCGAGATCGCCAAAATCGCCGAGCGCGATCCGTTGCCCGGCTACACATTATTGCTCGAACAGCCCCAGGGTAAGCGCGAGCCATCGCTACGCATGAGCCGCCGATCGGCCGAAGCCCCGCGCGCCTCAAACGACGTCCCGCCAGCGAAAGTCGGCATCCCACCCAAGGTCGCGGCTCTGAACGGCGCGAAACCTTCTACCCGCCAAAGTCCAGCGGCCGATCCGCAACCCTTGCTCGACGCCGGGGATGTCATCCGCCGTACGGTCACCAGCCTTTCCTCCCGCGCCACCGCTGGCGAACTCACCGACGCAACCCTCGCCACCCTGCGCACGGAATGTCCGGGTTGGGACTATCAATCCCTCCATCAGGATTTCCGCAACTGGCTAGACGCTGACCCGACGCGCACGCCGGTCAACTACCAGAAAGCCTTCATCGGCTTCGTGCGCCGTTTCCATGAAAAGAACCGCCACCGCCTTTGACGTTTCGGCGCAAAAGGCCCCCTCTTCAGTCAGGCCTTGCTCGTTAGCGTATAAGCGTTCCCGAAGTGTCGGTTGCTCCGCAGTGCGTTCGGCGCCTGATTTCCCGAAGCTACTGCCGACTTCATTTCATCCACAGCTTTTGAACGACATTAAGAGGCCGACCAATGCAACTGATTCAATCCCTGCTGAAATCCCCACCTCATCCGGGCACCATCGACACTCCAGGAACGGCCAACGCTCCTTCAGGAACGATCCGCCGACACATCAGGAACACCTTCCTCGACACTCCAGGAACGAAAGCCCGACCTTTCGGGAACAGCCCGGTTCGCCCGACTCGCCTGTCCCCGCCACTTTTGCCGCATCCCGCGCAGGCTTAACTCTCTAACTTTCTACTAAACCCTATAACCAGAAAGAGATTCTTCTAGTTTTTTGAAAGGGAGAGAAGAAGCGAGCTGCGACACCAATTTGGTCGCTCCTTGATGGGAGATGCTGAGCAGGCGCGCGATCGCCACCTTGCTCAAACCCGGATAGGCCAGTTCCAACCGCATCAGCAGCGGTGCCTTGCTCCGCTTCGTCACCGACAGCTCTTCGGGAAGCTTATTGAGCCGCGCTTCAAGCCGGTTAAGTTCCGCCAACCCTTGCGCTGCCTGCCGCCCGATCATTTCAACCAACTGTCCCGCCAGCGTCCTTACATCCACGCCGGGAAATCGGGGCAGATCAACGAAAGACGGAAGTCGCCGCAATGTCAGCCCGGATGCTTCGAGCGCCGCCGGGATGTGCGCCGCCACCACCCATCCCAGGTCCGGCCGTCGGGGATCGATGTGCAACCGCCGTCCATCCGCCGTCGTCAGCAATTGCCCCTCGCTCATGGGCGCCACCAGGCCTTCCCGCGCCGCGATGAGCCGCTCCGCTACCTCTTCCACACCCGTTGAAGGGTAGGGGGCCTCCACAACCGCCTGAACCGCCCGCCAGGCCGGGCCAAAGCGCACCAGATCGTCTGATGCCCAGATTTCCGCCTCTTTCCTGTCATCCAGCAGCTGGCGTGATATGTTCAGCGTCGCCCGCGCGATCGGATCGCGCTCGCCCTCGCTCGCCGAAAGCACGAAATGAACCAGCGCCGCGATCGACAAGGGGTCGTTCAGCCCCTCGCTATGCCGGGGCGGGGGCGTCCGTCCGCAAATCCAGTCCTGCAAATCTCCGACGGAAATGGGCACGGACGCGACACTGGCCAGCGCCGCGGCCCCTTTAAGGCGCGATCGGGCTAGCCAGATGTCAGTCGCCGGGCTGTTGGCAAGGCGCCCATCAAGCCTCCCCAACAAGAGAAATGCCTGCTCCGGCGAGGAAGAAAAATCCCGCATTTCCGGGCTATATCAGCATGTATGATGTAACCAAACACATATGTTGGTTACACATGCTTTTCCCCGTTCAAAACGCGATCAATTCACCTTCTCCTTCATGAATTGAACCCCAATCCAGCTTGAAACCCGCCGCTCCCCACGCCATCTGTCCGGCGGCCAAATTCATTGGAGGGCATGAAAGAAACGCCATGACGAACCCGACCGACGCTGCTCCTGAAACCCGTTCCTTCGAAGCTGACGTAGCCAAATTGCTGCACCTGATGGTGCACTCGGTGTATTCGGACAAGGATGTGTTCCTGCGCGAACTCATCTCCAACGCCGCCGACGCCTGCGAAAAGCTGCGCTATGAAAGCCTCAGCGATCCAGCGCTCGCCGCTGGCGCCAGCCCGCAAGTGACGGTGACGCTCGATCCCGACGCCCGCCAGCTGTCGATCGAGGATAATGGCATCGGCATGAGCGAGGCCGAGCTTGTCGAGGCGCTCGGCACCATCGCCCGTTCCGGAACAAAGGCGTTCATGGAACGCGTCGCCAGCGCCAAGGACGCGGAAGGAACGCAGCTGATCGGCCAGTTCGGCGTCGGCTTCTATTCCGCCTTCATGGTCGCCGATCGCGTCGATGTGTTGTCCCGCCGCGCGGGCTCCGATCAGGCGGCGCGCTGGTCGTCCGATGGCCTTGGCACCTATACGGTCCAGCCCGCCGAAACGGCCGAAGCGCCCGAACATGGCACGCGCGTCCTGCTGCATTTGAAGGAAGATGCTGCGTCCTACACGGAACGCTATCGCGTCCAGCAGATCATCAAGGACCAGTCCGGCCATGTGCCGGTGCCGATCTTCCTCAAGGAAAAGCCCGACGCGGAACTCGAGCAGATCGCGGATGGCGCGGCGCTCTGGACCAAGCCCAAGAGCGAGATCAGCGCGGAGGAATATACCGACTTCTACCGCAGCGTGGCGGGCCAGTTCGACCAGCCCGCACTGACGCTGCATTACCGGGCGGAGGGGCTGCACGAATATTCGGTGCTGGCCTTCATCCCTGAAATGAAGCCGTTCGACCTGTTCGATCCCGACCGCACCGGCCGCATGAAGCTCTATGTCCGCCGCGTCTTCATCACCGACGAGGCGGAGATATTGCCGCGCTACCTGCGCTTCGTGCGCGGTCTGGTGGACTCCAGCGACCTGCCGCTCAACGTGTCGCGCGAAATGATCCAGCAGAGCCCGGTTCTCGCGGCGATCCAGAAGGGCGTCAGCAACCGCATCCTCACCGAACTTGAAAAGCTATCCGCCAACGACGGCGAGGCATACATCAAATTCTGGGACAATTTCGGCGCAGTGCTGAAGGAAGGGCTGTACGAGGACTTCGCCCGCCGCGAGCAACTCCTTGGCCTAGCCCGCTTCAAATCCACTGCTTCGAGCGACAGCTGGCGCTCGCTCAAAGATTATGCGGAGGGCATGAAGGAGAACCAGACGGCGATCTACTACGCCACCGGCTCCGACCTCGACCGCCTTGCGTCCTCGCCGCAGCTGGAAGGCTTTCGCGCGCGCGGTATCGAGGTGCTGCTGCTGACCGATCAGGTGGACAGCTTCTGGGTCACGGCTGGCGTGGACTATGACGGAAAACCCTTCAAGTCGGTGACGCAGGGCCTTGCCGACCTCAGCCTCGTGCCCCTGCCCGAAGGCGAGACGGCCGCGCCCGCTGCCTCGGAAGAAGTCAGCAGCTTCATCGATTTCGCCAAGGATCTGCTCAAGGATCAGGTTTCCGACGTTCGCGTGTCCGAACGGCTGACCGAAAGCCCGGTCTGCCTCGTCGCGGCCGAACATGGCATGGATCGCCAGCTGGAAAAGCTGCTGGCGGCTGCCGGTCGCGGCGGCGGGGCTTCGGCGCCTGTGCTGGAACTCAACCCGCGCCACAGCCTGATCGTCCGGCTGAGCGGCCTTCAGGACGACAACAGCCTGCGCGAGGATGCCGCCTGGCTGCTGCTGGATGAGGCGCGGATTGCCGATGGCGAATTGCCCACCGATCCGCGTGCCTTTGCCGATCGGCTCGGGCGACTCATGGCGAAGGCTCTGGGCTAAGCGCCGTGGATCAAATCGGCCTTACACCCTGAAACCGTTCGCCCTGAGCCTGTCGAAGGGCTCTTCTTTCTTCCAAAGAAGTGAAGCGCTTTGACAGGCTCAGCTCGAACGGATTGTGCATTAAGATTCAACACACTCTGCTTTGGTCGCGATCTGCTGTCGCGGCATAATCCCGCGCCGGCAACAATCAGCCGAGCGTCACGAAGATTTCCGCCTCTATCAGCCACTCGTCCCGCAGCTTGCGCCATTTCGCGCTATAGATGCCGGATGCGGTCGGTTCCTGCGTGTCCGCCGCCAAGCCTTTCCATTCACCCTGTTCCATCGCGATCGGTTCGACAGGGGAGGCGGTGATGCTGGTGGGCATCCGGACATAGATGGTGCGCTCGGGCGACGCGAACTCGCGCTTCCATGCCATTAGCTGCGCCTTCCGGCCGCTGATCACCCCGCTGTCACTGCCGGTCACCAAAATCGCGGCGGGTGACAACAGCGGGCCTATCGCGCTCAGGTCCATCTCCGCCAACGCCCGGTTGAATGCCGCGCGCCGCATTCGGATCGCAAGATCGCAGGATTGGGTCACTCAACTATTCCGATCAGCACCGCTTGTGTCAGCCGCCTATGATCCAGCGCCGTCGCCGCTGCAAGAAAGGAGCGTCAGAGTAAATCCGGCCGCCACCCATCCCGATGGCACCGACGCAATCTCTGCGCCCCACGATGCGCCCGGTCGTTAAGCCATTGCAATGAAGATGCAACCGCCAGGATATTGCCGCGTTATAACTTGATGATTTTGCGGTGCGGTGCGTCTGATCCTGCTTCGGCAGGCGATGGATTTTGTGACTTGATCGTTATGCCGACGGCCGTGCTGACGGAGGCATGGTTGAATGACAGATATTTTTGATCGCGTTTCGACGGGCAATTCCGGGCTCGATCTGGTGTTGGGTGGAGGCCTGCCTGCCCAGAGGCTGTATCTCGTCGAAGGCGCTCCCGGATCGGGAAAGACGACGCTCGCGCTGCAATTCCTGCTCGAAGGCGTGGCGGCGGGCGAGCCGGTCCTTTATGTAACGTTGTCGGAAACCAGCGAGGAGTTATCGGTCGTTGCTGCCTCGCACGGCTGGGACCTCAACAACGTCAATCTCTTCGAACTTGCCTCCGCCGATTCCGTGCTGGGCATAGGACGGGACCAATCGATCCTGCACAGTTGGGAAATGGAACTGGGCGGCACCATCGAACTCATCCGGGAGGAGGTGCAACGGCTGAAACCCCGTCGCATCGTGTTCGACAGCCTGTCCGAATTGCGGCTTCTGGCGCAGGACCCGCTCCGTTACCGGCGCCAGCTGCTGTTCCTCAAACAGTTTTTCGCGCAGATCGACACCACGGTTCTGCTGGTCGACGACCTGACCGGCGGCGCGGGTATCCGCGACAATCACCTGCATAGTCTCTGCCATGGAGTGATAACGCTGGAACGGCTGACGCTCGATTTCGGCGCGGCGCGGCGGCGAATGCAAATTCAGAAGATGCGCGGCGTCGATTTCGTCGCCGGTTATCACGACATGATCATTCGCAAGGGCGGCATCGACATATTCCCCCGCCTCATCGCGTCCGACCATCATGCGCCGTTCGTCGGCGAACCGGTGCCCAGCAAGATTCCGGAGCTGGACGCCATCCTGGACGGCGGTCCCCAACGCGGTACCAGCACGCTCATCACGGGGCCTGCGGGCGCGGGCAAGACGACGCTGGCCCTGCAATATGTCATCGCCGCCTGCGAACGTGGCGAACACGCGGTGATCTATGAATTTGAC contains:
- a CDS encoding ATPase domain-containing protein, which encodes MTDIFDRVSTGNSGLDLVLGGGLPAQRLYLVEGAPGSGKTTLALQFLLEGVAAGEPVLYVTLSETSEELSVVAASHGWDLNNVNLFELASADSVLGIGRDQSILHSWEMELGGTIELIREEVQRLKPRRIVFDSLSELRLLAQDPLRYRRQLLFLKQFFAQIDTTVLLVDDLTGGAGIRDNHLHSLCHGVITLERLTLDFGAARRRMQIQKMRGVDFVAGYHDMIIRKGGIDIFPRLIASDHHAPFVGEPVPSKIPELDAILDGGPQRGTSTLITGPAGAGKTTLALQYVIAACERGEHAVIYEFDERIGTLITRARLFGTDLQALMDDGRLVIRQIDPAEVAPGEFAAMVRQEVEERNCRIILIDSLNGYLAAMPQEQQLILQLHELLSYLSHRGVVTLLVNPQQGFFGSMRTDELNVSYIADIVILMRFFEADGRIRKALSVVKHRSGAHEDSIREFRIDAHGVRVGEPLSDFRGVLTGTPEYLGASSPLMEDRDGRA